Below is a window of Camelina sativa cultivar DH55 chromosome 11, Cs, whole genome shotgun sequence DNA.
GCATTTAACTACAATTCTTGTGTGTCTCTTAACAAGTTTGGTGGTCTAAGGATGAGTATGGTGATTATAACTTTGCCCAAACCATAATTAGGTGAATGTGAATCTAACAAGTATACTGTGCtattgttttctaaaatcttcttCTATGAGTATAATAATACATGTTGCTTCTACCGTAAGGGGCCTATGGGCTATTTCCTTTAATATTAATTTGGAAAAGATGTCACTTATAGATTAGTGAATCTTTTATCCATTCTTTTTGATTAGAGGTTTCATCTCTATGTTACCTGGTTTGACAACATTAGGATTTCTTGAACTTGTAATGATGATCtaacaataaaattatgaagGACAAGTATTGATGGGATGCAATCTGGTGAAGGATATGTAACCCAGGTGAAGATATGCAATCAATTATCACTTCATCGCTAGGGAATCCATGTTCCAACTTGTaggtaatataatatatacctgtttgatttttttggactCATCTCTGTGCACTTTATGGTTTCCACAATCGTACGATTCAGTTTATCGGTCAAGGTATAGACTTCTCACTTTAGTTTGTTTTGAGGCATTTGTAAGATACAATGGTAAATTCATACTAAATTACTTGGGTAACATCATGGCAACCAATGTGACAATTTCTTATAcatgttcttctttcttgtaaCTGTAAGTTTGTGaagaacattataaaaacagagaattttTCATCTAAGATGAATATGGATAAATTTGTGCCTTTGTGGTGATGAACGCAGAGATTCGAAAATCgcttcataaaaatttgaaccTCAGCTTTTCGGAGTGTTTTGAGAGTGACACATCATTAAAATTGATATCCAATAAGAACATTCGATTAATACAACtcatatatcaataattattatttcatGTTCAACATAAGCATTTCTGAATTTTAAGGAACTAACACATCATTAAAATTgtgtaaccaatcaaattataagaaatattatacatcatataatatcaatattttttaagaaaacaaatgtttaaatttataggttaaatttaaactaaattaataaatcatttacaattttttaaaatataatgatattaGCCAAGTATATTAATCATTGTATCTCATATCAATATTTCCAAAACATGGGTTTAAATTATagcttaaaattaaaataaattaataaatcatttacaattttaaaaacactgGTATACTAATACAATCAATACAACATAAGTATCATATTAGTAAGATATAAATAtaacacaaatataatataaatcaagaataacacaaaacaaaactaatgtaaaaaatatgtatgtgtataaATGTAAATgttatcaaataaaacaaaacaaatagattttacaaaaagaacaaaagagaaataaataacttctttgacaacaaacaaactatagaaaactaaatttgtataaactacaaaaataatacacGAGAAAATCAAGCTACACTAATATTTCTAACTCCCAtaacaagtaaataaaataaaatttgagagtAATGTTGAtagtgattttatatattataacatgAACGaatgacaaattaaaaaatatataagttccaaaattgaaaaatttatattaaattttaaagcagtaaaaactaaataatcatCTACTttaaaattactttaaaaattaaCCTAATCCTTATGCTATTCAACAAAAGTATcatagtattaaaataatatataaaatcaggGGGAATTGTCTTTGGTCAAGTGGTTACAAGCTTACAACATCACCTCTACGATCGATACCACTGGTATTCGACTCCACTAAGTCGTGTTCCAAAATATGTCAATGTATTTTGACAAATATTAACTTttctaacaattaaaaaaacactataaaacaatatgtgattaaatttgtattaaatacaaaaaatataccaCAAATTCAAACCACACTAATATATCTCCCACATTAgggtaaagaaaataaaagataacaTACATTAGGGTTAGTTACGCTATTTATACAATTAAGTCCACTCGATTTAAATGTAAACATTTATAAGCCATCGTAGATTTgagatttctcaaattttatttttatttgtgcaTTTTTCTATTCTATCATTGTATAAACATATTTTGGAGGGATCGGTCGTAGATGTGATGTTGTAAGCctgtaaccacttgactaaagacacTTTCCTCTGAttttgtgtattattttaatactattataCTTTTGTTGAATAGCATAAGGATTAGGttaatttttaaagtaattattaAGTAGatgattatttagttttcactgctttaaactataaaataaaaccttCAATTTTGAaacttatatattgtttaatttgaCATTAGTTTgtgttataatatataaaatcactaTCAACATTActctcaaaatttattttatttacttgttaTGGGAGTTAGAAATATTAGTGTAGCTTGATTTTCTGGTGTATTATTTTTGTAGcttatacaaatttaatcaccTAATTTTTCTATAGTTTGTTTGTTGTCAAAGAagttatttatttctcttttgttctttttgtaaaatctaattgttttgttttattttataataattacatTCAAGtcaatatacacatacatattttttacattagTCTGGTTTTGTGTTCTTCGTTAATcttgatttatattatatttttattatatttatatgttactaATATGATACTTATGTTGCATTGATTGTATTAGTATACCtttgtttttaaagttgtacatgatttattaatttattttaaattcaatcaataatttaaacCTAAGTTTTTGGAAATATTGATACAACATATAATGATTAATATACTTGGTTgatatcattatttttaaaaaaaattgtaaatgatttattaatttagtttagaCATTGAtgtataatatttcttataatttgattggttacacAATTTTAATGATGTGTTAGTTACTTAAAATCCAGAAATGCTTATGTTGAAcatgaaataattattattggttgagatatatgagttgtattaattgaaatgtttttattggatATCAATTTTAATGACGCGTCACTCTCAAAACACTCCAAAAAGCTgatattcagatttttataaaGCGATCTTTGAATTATTGCGTTCATCACCACAAAGGCTCAAATTTCTCCATATTCATTTTAGATGAcaaattctctgtttttataatgttcttCACAATCTTACAgttagaagaaagaagaacatgtATAAGAAATGGTCACATTGGTTGCCATGGTGTTATCCAAGTAATTTAGTATGACTTTACCATTGTTTCTGACAAATGCCTCAAAACAAACTAAAGTGAGATGTATATACCTTGACCGATAAACTGAATCGTACGATTGTGGAAACCATAAAGTGCACAGAGATGggtccaaaaaaatcaaattggtatatattttattacctACAAGTTGGAACATGGATTTCCTAGCGATGAAGAATATCCGACTGCATGCATCTTGGGTCAGACTTGTATGCTAAACTCTATAAAGTGATAATTGATTGCATATCTTCATCGGGGTACATATCCTTCAGCAGGTTGCATCCCATCAATACTTGTCcttcataattttattgttaGATCATCATTACAAGTTCAAGAAATCTTAATGTTGTCAAACCAGGTAACATAGAGATGAAACCTCTTATCAAAAACAATGGATAAAGGATTCACTAATCTATAAGTGACCATCTTTCCCACATCATCATTAAAGGAGATAGTCCATAGGCCCCATATGGTAGAAGAATGACCACAAAGTGAAGATTAAAAGCAACATGTATTATTATACTCATAGaagaagattttagaaaacaataGCACAATATACTTAGATTCACCTAATTAAGGTTGGTGCAAAGTTATAATCACTGTACGCATTCTTAAACTACCAAACTTGTTAAGAGAAATCCAAGAACACATTCACGTGTAAGCTTTTGTTTGGAGGGTTTATAATAGGGCAAAGTTATAATCACCATTGGTTAATTGCGTCTTGCGTATGATGTAAACCTAATGGTGAGAACAaattaacataagaaaaaaaaaactagagtaAAGTGACGTGGAACCGAGGATTATTACTGGAAAAAAATgatgagttgtattaattttttttaatttgattggttactTATTTTAGCTGAGGTGTAAGCTCCAGAATTTTCCAAAATGTTGAGGTGTTATCACCTGAAGAGAAACGCTCACctcaaaacaaattttatttttattagtgcTTTGTTTTGAGATTCTCTAGTAGaaatgtgattttgtttaaagttgttagtgacttgttttgattagtttaatattaattatatgattagtttaatttaGAGCAACTCAAATGAGTTGCTCTAGTGGACATGGTCTTAGAAATTTCTACTActtgaaaattgtttttttgtctcacaATATAACACACTTTTGAGTTATAAACTTGCAAATAACTGAAACGCACCTTAATAATTCGTCCGAACAAAGTAATTAAACCTACCTTAGCattagaattaataaaaaaaatagagatgaagagtttcttactctttttcgcaaaaaaaaaaagaaaaaaaaaacttattaaagcTGTAGAAAATGTCCGATTAAACATGACAAGTCAAATCCTCTACTAATCTTCTTTGTAGTCGCACTCGCCCCATGAAGACTCGGTTACGAGAATCTTTTGACGTTCCATTAAAAATTCTCACTCTCATAGTTCATCAACAACTTCTTTACCCTTGCTCGTaacattgttctttttgtttgcgCTGTAGCTCCCGAAGAGACTCTCTATTTCTTCTAAAGCCACACCACGTGTCTCCGGaaggaaagtgaagaagaagacccatGCGGCGACCGCAACTCCGGCGAAGAGAAAGAACGCACCACCGATGGTGAGACCCTTAGAAAGAGACAGGAATGTCATTCCGATAATACCACTCATAAGTCTATTCAACATCACTCCCAAACTTGCACCTTGAGCTCTTAGCCTCACGGGGAATATCTCTGAGCAGTAAACCCACGTCACGGGGCCTGCGCCTATTGAGAATGTTGCCACAAAAGTCATCACCGTTGTAACGCTAAGCCCTATAGCCCACTTGATAGTTTGTTCGGGGTTCTTGTTAATTACTGTGAGACTAGTTCCAAGTGATGTCAAGGAAATAAACATTCCGCCCATACTCGTAAGCAACAAGGCACGACGTCCAAACCGATCAACCACACAAGTCCTTACCACGATGAAGAGGGTCTTGACAACTCCAACAGCCACCGTAGCCAAAAGCTGGTCATTCTTGGATCTCAGTCCAGCCTTTGAGAAGATGGTCGGAGAGTAAAGCACGACTCCATCGATTCCAGAGGCTTGCTGGGCTAAGTGGATGCCAAGGCATGCTATGAGGATGTGTCGAACAGCCGGGGTTGGTCGGACAAGAAGGTCCTTCCACACGCCTTTACCGGCAGTCTTCTTTTTCGGCACGACTACAATATCGTTTGTCATATCATCAAGGATTCCAGCTGCATGTTTGATGTCATTGAGCCTAGAGATGGCTTCTTCTTTAGTGTTTGAGGTTTTGTCAAGAACTTTAAAAGCATCTCCAATGCGACCTTGGAGGACTAGCCACCGTGGAGACTCCGGCATTGCCAACACTCCAATGGCTAGGAATATCGAGGGAATCGCTCCAATCCCTAACATGAACCTCCAACCGAGATGCTCGGGAAGCTTGGAGAAGAAGTAGTTGGACACATATCCTAAAAGTATACCAATGTTGATAAATATCTgcatacaaaaagaaacatattatCATCAACCTTCATGTAAAATTctttatttcaaataataataaaggttGAAACTATTGCATGTACCTCAGGGAAAAAGCTAAGGAAACCACGNGGTCATATCATCAGGGATTCCAGCCGCACGTTTGATGTCATTGAGCCTAGAGATGGCTTCTTCTTTAGTGTTTGAGGTTTTGTCAAGAACTTTAAAAGCATCTCCAATGCGACCTTGGAGGACTAGCCACCGTGGAGACTCCGGCATTGCCAACACTCCAATGGCTAGGAATACCGAGGGAATCGCTCCAATCCCTAACATGAACCTCCAACCGAGATGCTCGGGAAGCTTGGAGAAGAAGTAGTTGGACACATATCCTAAAAGTATACCAATGTTGATAAATATCTgcatacaaaaagaaacatattatCATCAACCTTCATGTAAAATTctttatttcaaataataataaaggttGAAACTATTGCATGTACCTCAGGGAAAAAGCTAAGGAAACCACGTGAGGAGGCAGGAGCGACTTCAGCGGTGTAAACAGGCGCAATCATCATAGCATAACCGACACCGATACCAGCTACGAAACGACCCACCATAATGAAAGGATAGTTTGTGGCAAAACCCATGAGAAGAGCACCACAAAAGAAGAAGGCTCCTGCCAACACTATGGTATATCTTCTTCCAATCCAATCGGAAGTTCTACCGGCCGCGCCTGAACCGATTATAGAATAGATATTCAGAATCCCCATAAGAACCTCAAGTTGTACATCCGACAGTTTCAAATCGtcttttatgaaaattgcagCTCCACTCATCACTCCTATATCTGCAACATCCATAAAATGTAAGTATAATTATCTATACCGTAAAATAAAACCAACCTTAGTGAATGGTAAGAATTCATAACGAATACGAACCGTAACCAAGGATTATAGACGTCATTGATGCTAAGATTGCACAAGCAAAAGCAAATCGGCTTCTATTCCCTCTTGGCGGCTTGGGCTCCGCAACAACAACACCTCTTTCTTCTCCTGAGGAACTCATTGTGCCGCCCACCGTGATTGTAAAACTCAAAGTGAAAAAGAGTGTTATTAGcaggaaaaaaaactaagtttcTTGTGAGTTAAGAAATCTATTGGAAGATGAGAATTTAAATAGATGTGGGATCAcatgttttagaaaatatcaaacaagCATCCAGTTAACTAATCAGTTACAGAAAATAGTCACTTGAAATTCCAATTATAGAAACCGGATATCAAGATACACATGGTTTTACTCTAATCCACAAGATTTGTCCTAAAATTAGCagtttatagtaaaaacaaatcatttaagattttaagatTTGTCgtctcactcttttttttttgttattaccTTATCTAAATTTAGAAACATAAGTTAATACTTAATAGACATCCtcaaattgttataattttaaatgcaagaaaaaaaaaacatatggttcaccttaaaaaatattctctctttctctcctagGGCTACTGCATATTTTACTATAATCAACTGTTTATAGGTATTAaaagttttcttctcttcctctttgcCATTCTCTATTTAGCTGTTTTCTATCATCactctaagaaaaaaaaatcacatagtatttataagagaaaaaaattagtgtaaaaaaggaaatatatttgCTATTGTATGAAGGgggaaaaaaacctaaaactttatgaaaaaactcataattttttgaagtaaaaaaaatactagttatACTAGAATGCAAGCTAGAAGTGAAGGGTTTAACTACAATGAATGCAAAAACTCATAATTGGCCATTTAAGTGTGTATTGATTTGCAAGAAGTGTAGTATTTGGTGATACTGGTTGGACTTCAAAgatccaaacaacaagaagagcAGAAAAATCATAACTATCCATatcattttccttattaattcaaaaatatatcaatgcaaaaccatttttttcttattcaaactcacaattcaataaaataataatgtactTCAACACTTTGTGAAAGTGTACTAACAACCAATCAtccatattaaatattatataagcatttttttttcgcaaaatattatataagcATATTGATAAGACTTTGTCCACACATTATATGTTAACTTTCTAATCTTTACCGAATTTTGTCGCGCAATACACAAATTAGTGACAAAATTGATGGTAGTAACTTTgatcatataaattatgtttatcATGTATGTCATTTTATAAATCCTATTCTTTGCGAGGCACTTAATTCAATTGTCACATCTAGACatctaaaaagaaaagcttttcCACTAGATGGTACGTATGActgaatttgttgttttttgtgggTGATATATACAACATATGCTTGTTGGTGCATGTAACCATGCAAATTCATTAGTAAGTATCGATACGTGTACATCATTTTTAGTTAggaacactacaagaaattcGCTATATCACGTCGCTTAATTTACGACATTGCATGAACCGACGCAAAGTGAAAAAATAGGAAGGAAATTAACGTCGGTTATCAAACTGACGTAAGTTGATTTAAATGATCAAttgaataatttaattattttctatgcTGCATTGGTTTGTATTGGGCTTAATAAAACGTCCCTTTTACTATTTGGACTTCGGTGATCAAATTAAACTCAATAACTCAATAACACGACATCGTtccagaaaaaataaaaaaaaaatctttagactAAACGTCCTTCTTtgcttcatctttttctttcaacaGTTCCTTCGTTACAGATATTTTTCTCCACCGATGTCGAAATCGAAAGCGGAAAACTCAAATCAATCATAGGATTTTTCGTTATTCTGCTTCCTCGATTACTTCGGAATCGTCCAAATCCCGATTGGAGTTCAGTTCTGACGATAAAATCATCTCTGCTCTCAAATTTTGAAAGGTTCGAAGAtagatttcttaaaattttggtgTCTTTGTGATGAAATAGCTCGATTCTACTGATTTGTGAAGAAGTTTTCGATTCGTGAAAAAGATGTTTCAAATCTCTGTATATCTTCTCTTGAATTAAGTTTTTTcgatctctcttttctttttttttgtgaattttttatgATTCTGTGAATTACTCTTTGTAATCTGCTTTGGATTTTATCACTCTTTGTAACCTGTTTTGAATGAAATAAGCTCATAAATTGATTGTTAGCAATTACTTGAATCACAACTTTGTGGCTTATTCGTGAAAAATTCCTGTTTAAGAGACTTATTCGTGAAAAATTCGTATGGCTGGATTATCACTAATGTTCTTACTTTGTGGCTTTGTTGCAGTTGCTTAGGCCTTACAACTCTCAACAAAAAGACAGAGGCACATTAGAAACCAGTGGCAAAACAGATTCATTCCAAAGGTACCAACCATCATATCTTCTCGCATATTTTTATGGAATGATTCCTTGTTTTTAATGTACAGTCCAAAGTGTTTTGCTTagtatacaaaaattatatgatttgattttacAAATAGTTAGTTTACGTTGATTTGATAAAATCCATTCTGTATTAAGGTTAGAGTTTACAAATCAGTagatttttgttacttttggtCTAATGTAATACATTCTTATTATACTGGTTTAAATCTTCTTAACTCTTGACTGATTGTTTATATGTGAAATATGGTCAAAATTGATAATTGGGTTATTTTATTGGTAGATTGATTATAAAATGGACAAGTCTTGGATCACAAAACATCGTTTATCTAAAGATTACAGAACTGGATTTTGCGTTTAGTGATATTAAGAAAGAGATGATAAAATGTCCTTGCCAGCGTTGCTGCCTGGTTAAATACAAGCATAGGGTTGATGTTGAGGGTGATTTAATATGTCATGGTATTCTACCAACATATACAAATTGGTATCTACATGGAGAACAATTAGATTTCCATGAAGACACCATTGGATTAGAATCTGAATCCAATGTAGATAACATGCTCCATAACCCGACGATTGAAAACCAAACTAGAAATCTACTTGGAGATGCTTTTCCAAGTATGGATACTAGTTTTAATGAATCTGCTAGTATGCCCACTGATCAATCAAAGCAAAAGGAAGCATTTGATGATTTGTTAGCAGATGGTAATCAAGCTCTCTATGAAGGTTGTCAAGcgttcaaaataaaaacttataataataaaatattgtggagaattataaatatataattttatgaagaattatgttTAAGAGCTacaaacattataaaaattattcatatttatatttactagTAAAAAACTATTATGACAAATTGATCCTAACtaagaatattaaaataatggttataataagtaaatataatttttaataattattataattaataaaatatatttaataatgagtgaaaatttatcaacgaaaaccaaaataaaaatacagaaattttaaaaagaaaactatatttaaatatgaaaatagttTCTTTTCTATGAAAGTTAGGATAAATAAACACAActgtaaactatatattaagttgtattaaatttctatatttttataatcatttctaaaacttttagttagattataaaataatgtttaatatattgaatattaatattcaaattatttagattcaacataaaacggaaaatttgtttgaaaacaataatttgttagttgttgaagaagagacaaatatatcgAAAGTTCAAAaaacatgactatttaaatagacaaataagttagaacgaaaagttgtgatgaaaaatatgaataaaatattatgaaaagacacaactctataatgAATAGTTACAACTGTAtgaatttttaaacaaaacaatataaaaatatttttttaacaaaatatacaacaaaaaatcgcaactgtatgattttttaaaaaaacatataaaaataattttttaacgaaatatacaacaaaaaatcGCAATTGTTGTTagtatttattcagattgttattatatagatttcttTCTCATTTGTTCAGACAAAATCTGTTTAACTAACTAATGAATCAAGGAACTTTGATTAgatctaaaaatactatatttttcgCTTATTTTGACACTATAAATATCTAAACTGTTTTggtttaataattttgtatcataaataaatttttttatttagataatataaagaaaacgaAAGTATATACATTAAGAGGAAagctaagagagagagagtttttacGAGAAAAAGTGTATTTCGAAccaatatattcatatttataatacaaaatagaGATAATTATTACTATAAACTGTAATGACAATGGGCTCCATATCAACTTCAATATacatatgtttttaaattttgtaacataaaataatttttttttggtatgaagctgtaatatattgttttgccCAATAATATTGGATGAAaaggattttgattattttgagcTTCTTACCCTAAAATACTACtaacttttttgtttggatttccaaatccattaaaatcatagaaccaataaacCTGAAACGACTctacccgtttttttttaataataaaaaataataataaataaactacaactagtggtctcatacccactagccacctaaccacaatcacaaccaacagtggaataacaataaccaataatcaaataaatatccaataaataaataaccaatattaaaccataacaataatccaataatcaatcatcaagaaacatgaaaccagcaacctaacaatgttctaatgacccaactctagcaatgccagacaacatccaatcgagtccctagaacatcctcttctacattgccttgatttcacgatcatACATTGTCTttacatgcaccacaaacacatattgagatacatgagtatttgataaacactcagtgagacactctactgggctatacacacaatcaataagatctctacatgccacaaacaacaaacaatacaaacaaaccaggaagtATGCAAAGCATCACGTCATCGTTGTAActgaagaagggtgtcgaccgacaccaggtggtgtcgatcgacactgacacgTGCTCGACAAAACCTGAAACtctagtggtgtcgaccgacttctccacatggtgtcgatcgacactcgctaaagttGTCGAGCCGTCCTTGcattagtgtcgaccgacaccccaattGGGAGCATCGATTCCCATCGTTCAGAAACTttgaatctcgcctccaagctcctccaatccgctccaagcattcccagaagccaaacccagccacaACAGTCACGAAAAACCAAAGGAAACTCAACAGAAACAATCACATAAGCACAACATCACAAAAagctagagatcttagcttagataagccatggtcatgcactcacctctctacaggaagattctgaccaacaatgaacgaatccacactcccagcaagcttcccacatgttcctagccttgaatcttcactcccacagcaagatctcacccacaaagccttgaaatctcacaatctcCCTCTAGAAAtctcaacatctccttgaggcttgcaaagccctcctcacactcctgtgaccacacaaaagAAACGTctttccctgtcaacttagtcaacggacgtgctctgctcgcaaatccctgcacaaacctcctgtagtaacctgccatactaaggaaactcctgatctcagtagcattctgcggtctaggccactctttgatagcctgaatcttctccggatctacagaaaccccatttGCAGACACAAAATGGTCCAGAAAatccatctcacgctgccaaaaactgcacttgctcaacttagcaaacaacttctgctcccgcagcttctccagaactgccctcaaatgcactgcatgctcctcaagactcttagaataaaccaggatgtcgtcgatgaaactgatgacaaacacgtccagaaacttctgaaacacgttgttcatcaatctcataaacgctgctggtgcgttagtcaaaccaaaaggcatcaccacaaactcataatgtccatacctcgtcctgaatgcagtcttcctcacatctgcctcatctaacGGTATCTAatgataacccgacgctagATCCatcttagagaaccaagtagcacccctcaactgatccaacaactcatcaatcctggggagagggtacttgttcttcacagtgacccgattgagacccctgtaatcaataaacaagcggaaactcccatctttcttcttaacgaataacaccggcgctccccacgatgatacactaggacggatgaatcccttgctcaacaaatactctaactgcttcttcagctctgccatctctccTGGAgtcatcctgtaaggagccttggataacggtgtcgtccctggtttcagttcaatcgtaaaaggatcagaccgagatggtggtaatccctacaataactggaacacatcctcaagcTCCTCCACAACCtaaataccgctaaccgtagacttcccaaCTGACTTTGGGATAGatataataaccaaataagcctcacggcctttctcgatcatcttcccagcctgaatggccgagatcacgagactccccgaagtcggtctaataccttGAAAAAACAACTTCCCTtttggacgctcaaactccactctaccccaatggcaatccaaatgcaccatatgccgatgcaaccaatctaTCCCGAGAATAgtatcatacaactccactggactgataagcaaatccgctggccacgactctcctgcgatatGAATATCAAcccctctagctcgtccaataactctcaggaacttgccacCCGCAACCCTAACAACTCATatacgctctccgggatctcctctgattcccgtgctctctgcacactccgtagtaatgaagctatgagaagctccagaatcaaacataacgaaacccgcccaccaacaaggtccctacacaaacctcatgtgttgagaacctaacattttatcacatgcaaacataaaatctgaacttctaagaattcacaaagacatagtactagaaattatacctgtgatcgccca
It encodes the following:
- the LOC104728750 gene encoding putative polyol transporter 2 gives rise to the protein MSSSGEERGVVVAEPKPPRGNRSRFAFACAILASMTSIILGYDIGVMSGAAIFIKDDLKLSDVQLEVLMGILNIYSIIGSGAAGRTSDWIGRRYTIVLAGAFFFCGALLMGFATNYPFIMVGRFVAGIGVGYAMMIAPVYTAEVAPASSRGFLSFFPEIFINIGILLGYVSNYFFSKLPEHLGWRFMLGIGAIPSIFLAIGVLAMPESPRWLVLQGRIGDAFKVLDKTSNTKEEAISRLNDIKHAAGILDDMTNDIVVVPKKKTAGKGVWKDLLVRPTPAVRHILIACLGIHLAQQASGIDGVVLYSPTIFSKAGLRSKNDQLLATVAVGVVKTLFIVVRTCVVDRFGRRALLLTSMGGMFISLTSLGTSLTVINKNPEQTIKWAIGLSVTTVMTFVATFSIGAGPVTWVYCSEIFPVRLRAQGASLGVMLNRLMSGIIGMTFLSLSKGLTIGGAFFLFAGVAVAAWVFFFTFLPETRGVALEEIESLFGSYSANKKNNVTSKGKEVVDEL